In the genome of Achromobacter sp. MFA1 R4, the window CGCACCCGGGCATCGAACAGGTCTGCTACCTGATCTCGGGCACCGCTCGCGCGCAGGTGCAGGACGAATGGGCCGACATGGGCCCCGGCGACTGCTGCTATTTCCCTCCCGACATTCCCCATGTTTTCACGGTGACGAGCGATGAACCGGCCCGGCTGCTGGTGATCTACACGCCCCCGTACGAAGAATCCCCCGATCGCGTGATCCGGGACTTTCCGGCGCCCCCCTCCGCCGCCTGACGCGGCGCTTTACCGGCAGCGGCCGCAGAGCCGCGCCGCATTCCATAGAACCAGGAGACACACCCATGCAATCCCTACGCCTGCTAGGCGCCGCACTCGTCACGGGCGCGGCCTTGATGGCCGCTGGCCCCGCCCATGCCGCCGATTACCCCACCAAGCCCATCACGCTGGTCGTGCCCTTCCCCGCCGGATCGGGAAC includes:
- a CDS encoding cupin domain-containing protein, which produces MTQQHTPRWLVREGDVPGYHPANHTGTLNRRLIGPDTVGARGVEVLLGVIDKGKGALPHAHPGIEQVCYLISGTARAQVQDEWADMGPGDCCYFPPDIPHVFTVTSDEPARLLVIYTPPYEESPDRVIRDFPAPPSAA